DNA sequence from the Chitinophagaceae bacterium genome:
CAAAGCTTTTACGACCAATTATCAATCCCCTGTCCCAGTCTTGTACAGCTCCTGCCAAAATTTCACTGGCTGATGCGGAACCTTCATCAATTAAAATAACCAAAGGGCCATTTTCAAATTGACCAATACTCCTGCTCATATAGTTATTCCTTCTGTAAGTTCTACCTTCTGTATAAACTAGTAGTCTTCTGGGCTCAATAAATTCCTCGGCAATTTTTGTGGCGGCAGTGAGATAGCCACCGGGGTTTTGCCTTACATCCACTATTAGCCTTTGCATACCACTCATAACTAAGTTGTTTAAAGCCCCTGCAAATTCTTCGTAAGTGTTTGCACTGAACCTGCTGAGCTTAATGTAACCTGTCTCATTATCTACCATATAGGATGATTCAATGCTGTTTATAGGAATTTTGTCACGGGTAATATCAAATGTCAATAAATCCGTGAACCCCGGACGATAAATTTTAATTTGCACATTAGTATTTCTCTCTCCTCTGAGCTTTTCCATAACTACCCGATTTGTAATACCGGTACCGGCTACTAAAGAGTCCTCTATATACACAATTTTATCACCGGCTTGTATGCCTAAAGCTTCTGAAGGGCCTCCTGTTATTGGAGTTATAACCTGAATCGTATCATTTAAGATTTGAAATTCTACACCTATACCTTCAAAATTGCCCGATAAACTTTCATTTATTTGTTTAATATCCTGTTGAGAAATATAAAAAGAATGAGGGTCGAGATTGCCAATCATTTCTCTGATTGTTTTTTCCTTCAAAGTGTTTCTGTCAACACCTTCAATGTATTTAGCGTCTATAACATTTAAAATCTCATCCCAGATATCAAATTCATGCGTTGAAAAAAAAGAGGGTTTTTCATTTCCGTATTCAGCAATTTTTATTCCTAATTGAATACCGAGTATTAAAATTAATGCTGTAATAATTGGAAAGAGAAATTTATAGTTTTTGGAGCTTGTCATTTTTACTTTTAAATATAAAATAAACGAAAAGAGGTTGAATTGATTTTCTTCATTCTTAAAACTGCGAAATTACATTCTAATTTTGTTTCACACCCTAATAACGACAAATTTTGCAACTATTTTGTTGTTCAAAGTAAATAAAACTACTCTCAAAAGTTTTTAAAATCGATTTTTAAACAAAAAACTTCTTAATAACAAAAAGAAAATTGAATGACAGGCACTAAATTTGCCGGCATAAGGTTTTACTTTAGCGTAAATATTTAAGATAGCGTAAGGAAAAAGAATGGAAAAAAAAACTAAGAAAAAAGGCTGCGTTTTAAAAGTTTTAGGAGTTGTTGTATTAATCGGAATTTTAGTAAGCGGTCTGCTGGGTTATTTCATCTATGCGTATGTTTTTTCGCCTAATGTAAATGATGAAACTGCCACTCATGAATTATTTATACCTACAGGGGCAAGCTATGATGAAGTTGTGGAGATGTTGGATCGGAAAAATGTTCTTTTAAACATTAAAAGTTTTGAGTGGACAGCAGATAAAATGAATTACCCAAACAGGGTAAAAGCAGGAAGATATCTAATAGATGCCGGAATGAGTAATAGAGAATTGATTCGAAAATTACGGGCAGGTGACCAGCAACCGGTAATGTTAGTATTAAATAATATGAGAACAAAAGAAGACCTGGCTGGAAAAGTAGCCGGACAAATAGAGGCAGATTCATTGGAGATTTTAACAATAATTAAGGATGAAGAGTTTTTGAGCAGCTATGGATTAAATAAATTTAATGTCTTGAGCATTATGTTGCCGAATACTTATGAGTTTTTTTGGAACACATCGGCTAAAGGCTTTTTTGACAGGATGTTGCGGGAGTTTAACCAATTTTGGACTGAGGAGAGAATTTCAAAAGCCGGAAATTTAGGTCTTACAAAATATGAAGTTGTAACTTTAGCTTCTATAGTTGAAGAAGAAAGTAATCGGGTAGATGAACGTCCGCGTATAGCCGGAGTTTATCTTAATAGACTGAACCGGGGCTGGAAGTTACAGGCAGATCCAACTGTAAAGTATGCCATTGGTGACTTCTCCATTAGGAGAGTGTTGTTCAGGCATTTGGAATATGATTCACCCTATAATACATATATGTATGAAGGCTTGCCACCGGGCCCCATATGCTTACCATCTTTGAATTCTATTGATGCCGTATTAAATCCTGAAAAGCATGAGTTTATGTTTTTTAGTGCCAAAGAGGATTTTTCCGGTTATCATAACTTTGCCAGAACTCACCGTGAACATCAGGCAAATGCCAGGAGATTTCACCAGGAGTTAAATAGGAGAAATATATACAGATAATGTTTGTGCATAAAAAAAAGATAAGAGTCAGGTACGGAGAAACCGATAAAATGGGTTATGTTTATTATGGTAACTATGCCTTGTATTTTGAAGAAGGTCGCACTGAAGCTATCCGGGACTTAGGAGTAAGTTATAAGTCACTGGAGGAAAAAGGCGTTTTACTGCCGGTAACTACCTTGAATACTAAATTTCTAAAACCGGCTTATTATGATGATTTACTTACTATTGAAACTTCGATAAATGAAATTCCGGCAGGAGTTAGAATCCATTTTTATTATAAAATTTTCAATGAAAATGAAGAGTTGCTGTGTACGGGGAATACCACTTTAGCATTTATAGACGAAAAAACTAACAAGCCTTTAAAAGCGCCTGATTTTTTTCTTTTAAAATTAAAGCCTTTTTTTGATTAATAAAACACCCTTTACTTTATTAAATTCAAAAAGATTTTTACATTAAAGCTTCAATGAATAAAATATTTGATAAAATTAGAAAACGCAGAGTCGTTAGAATACTTTCATATATTACGAAGAAATTTAGTTTTCCGGGTTTTGAAGGTGTGCCTATTTATAATGTTTTAAATTTTTTTTCTAAAGAAATAAAAAGAGACGTTATTCATATCAGGGCAAAAGCAATTGCTTTTAGTTTTTTTTTGGCTATTGTCCCTTCATTGATATTTGTGTTTTCATTAATACCATACCTGCCGGTACCAATGTTACAGGATTATCTTATTGAAATTGTTTCTGAATTTATTCCGAATGAAACCTTCATAATGATTGAAGATACGGTAACAGATGTCATTGCAAACCAAAGAGGAGGTTTGCTATCATTAGGTTTTTTGATTGCTGTCTTTTTTGCAACGAATGGTATGTCTACGATGATGGACTCATTTGATAAATCAAACGCGAGTTTTGTCAACAGGAAGTTTTTGAAATCTAAGTGGATTGCTTTAAAGCTTACAATTATTTTGATTTTTCTGTTTATAGCTACATTTGTTTTTGTGGTTACCGGTAATTATTTTTTAAACTTTTTGCTCAATTCAATGCAGATATTCAATCAATTGAACTTCATACTTTTTAGTATTTTGAAATGGGTAATTGTGATTTGTATGTTTTTTATAAGTATATCTATAATTTATTACTACGGCCCTTCAGTCAGGAAACGATGGCGTTTTATCTCAGCGGGCTCTACCTTAGCTACAATACTATGCCTACTTATCTCTTTAGGGTTTTCTTATTACGTTAATAACTTTGGACATTATAATGTCTTCTATGGCTCACTTGGAACTATAATTGTTTTTTTGCTTTGGTTATACCTGAATAGCCTTTCTATGATACTCGGTTTTGAACTAAATGCCAGTATAGCTTATAACAGACTTATGATTGATGAAAAAACTAAAGAAACACCTTCTGAGGAAGTTTAAAAATCTACTTACTGGCTTCAGGTAAATCAACTTCATCCTCTGTTTTCTCGTCTTCTTCCTTTTCATTTTCTAGGTCTTCTTCCTTATTTCTGTTTCTTGTCCATATTTCTCTGATATGATCGAATTCTTCCCGGTAGAATAGGCCAACACCGGTTTTGTTTCTGTTTCTATCAATTAAAATATCATAATGACTATTTCTGAATGCCTTGACTCTTAGACGCCCGTCAGGTTTAATGTTATATTCAACCCTGAAATCACCGGCTATACTGTTTGTTCTTTCTGCAACATCCGGATCAATAGTTTCTCCACTGCCAAAATCAAAATTACCGCCTACGTCTACAGATACCCGATCATCAAAAAAGCGCTTAGTAAGAGCAAGATGCAATTCTCTTCTGTTTTCAAAGTCTTCAGGATTTTCTATACCCGGATAGTCATATTGATAAGTACGATATTTAACATTAAAATCTATATCAGTTACAAATTCCGAAATGATATCTGAAAAATACATACTAAATTGATTAGATAAGAATTCAGATACGGTGTTGTTCATGCTTGAAGTTAATAAAGGGTTTTCGGCTCCGAGTGTATTATCTAAATTATAGCTAGGTAAAAATCTGTTAAGAACCAGTAATCCAAAAACCTGTTTATTAAGTTCGTTTTCGTCGTTTTTAAGTACCTGAATTTTGTTCTCAATAGCATTCACTAAATCCGGTGCTGCATCCGGTACTCTTATGTCAAAGTTGATGTCAGGCTGTAAAAGTGAACCGGACAATGTCATATACAGATTCACCGGAATTCTGTTCCTCGCTTGCTTTAACTGATCATTTTCAGTAATCATATCCCGAATCAATTCGTATGGAGCTGTTCGTAAATTATAAATAGCACTTAGGCTTAGCTGAGCTTCGTAAGGGTCTCCTGTCCAACTGATAGTGCCTCCCTGATCAATTAAAAATTTCTTGTTAACAATATTCTGTAAAGTAAATAGATAATCCCCTTGCTGAATTTGATAATTCCCGTACATATTAAACTCACCGTATTGATTCACTTCCATATTCAGGTTGCCTGCACCTCTTCCTTTAATTATATCACCTTGTTGTTGGTCAAAAATAATTTGAACTTCTGCATCAGGAGTTACTTCCAGTTCAATAGAGACCGTTAAATTATTTGCTTTTATTTTAAATTCATCATCTTCACCTTCAGCTTTCTCATCCACAAATCTAAAAAATGAATACTGACCAACATTTCTGGTAGAAGAAATAGGTATATGAAATACTGTATTTCGATTTGTTTTTGCTGAAATATAGATTGTTATGTCATCCATAGGACCACTAAATAAGACAGTTCCTCCGGCGTAAGCTTTACCATAATACAAGCTGTTATCCCTTACTGTAGTATTTAAAAAGGTGAAATTTTGTGTGTTGACAAAAACACTTAAAACCCAATCTTTTAATTTATCATGCAATAGATACCCACCTACACTTGCCGTATTATTTTCATTATCAGTAATATTCAGTCCGGTTAAGTCTATCCAATATGGCTGAAATTCTATTTTTTGATCATGCATTTTATAATGTGCATTCAGGTAATTAACAGTGGTTCCTGTTTCGTAAAAAAATAGTTCTCCATTAACTTCAGGCTCATCCAATGTCCCTTTTACAGTTAATAAACCATCGGTATGGCCATGTATATTGGAAACATATTCTTGTAAAAAATTTTCTAAAACAGATAATTCAAATCGATTCACGTATAAATTCCCATTTATCTCGTTTTTATTATCCATTAAGTTTAACTCCATGGATAAAGTAAAATCATTTATTTCATCTCTTACGCCTGTATTAATATTTAAAACTTTCCTATCGAAATGATAATTAGACAATAAGTCTAAATCGCCAATAGCTTCATTTTTAAGTTTTAAGTTATTAATAGTTAAAACGGCATAAGCAACAGGACTTTCTATAATGTTAGAAAAGTTTACATGCCCATTTATGAGACCTTCCATTTCTATATTGAGAAAGCTAAGCAGAGATTGAGAAAAGTCATTTAACTCAACATCTGTAAACCGAATATTGATATTGTTTTCGTTATTATAGGTTATGAAAGAATTTATATTTATGCTTTGCCAACCACTTTCAAGGCTTAAATTTTCTATCAGAAGTTGCTCTCTTGAGAGGGTAATTGGAGTTCTTAAGTTCATCACCCATTGCTTATTGTTTAGTATAATTTCAAAAGGCAATAAATCTAAACTAACATAATCATTCCCTGCGGCCATTACACCTGAAACATCAAATCTGTTTAAATCTTCCGGATTGTTCACTTTTACATTAAACAAGATACTATCCAGCGATGCAATTGCCATAAGGTGCGCAGAATTACCTATGATAGTACTGTCATTGTACTTAGCTGTACGAAAGCCAATGTCGATATCCAGTTGCTCATGTCCTGATGAAGCCATCATATAAAGGCTGTCTAATACAAGACCTTCGTATTCGAGTGATGGAATATAACCGTAAAGCTCCAAAGAGTTTAACGCATTATTAAAAGACCCGCTTAAATAGCCACCGGCAAGTGGTTTTAAAAATGGTAACAGTTGATAAAAGTTTTCTTGTTTTTCATCAGGGTGATGAAAAGTAATGTTAAATCTAATATCCTGTTCTTTTTCGGTTTTTTCAAAATCAGTAAGATATGAATAGAAATATGTTTGAACATAGTGTAAAACAGCATTTTGCAATTCGTTTGCATGGAAATCTCCAAGTATACTCGCAGTAAAAAAGTCAGTTTCTGCTCTAAGTTGCCTTTCCTGGCCTCTCAAATAAACAGAATGCAGCTTAATTGAGTCCAAATAGTAGTTTTCTGTACCGTCATTAAGATTCAGGCTATAAGCAATGGCATTACCGGAGAAATTTTCAAAATTTTCACCCTCAGCATCTAAGAATAAGTTTGTAGAAATACTCAATGGTTTGCCATATATATTTAAAGCCATTAAATCAGCACTCTTAATATCTGCATTAAATTTGTAAGTTGGCAGTGCCTGGTTTAAGTCTATAAATCCTTCAAAATCCAATACTAAGTTTTCATCATCAACATTGAGATTCCCGGAAAAAAGTTTTTGGTTGATTACACCATCTACAACTAAATCTTTATATTCATAGTCCAGCAAATAAAATGAATGAATTTTGCCCTCCATTTTTGCTTCTAATTGATCATAGGTAAGTCCGCTTCCTTCAATAGCTAAGTCAAAACTAATTGTTTTTAAAAAATCAGCATTTTCAGCCCAACTATCTAAGCGAAATTTTTCTGCAGATAAATTTCCGGAATAAATAGCTTGTTTGTCTTCACCGATTAATTTTAAATTTAAATCACTGGTTAGTAAACCTAAATCATTTTGTAAAGTACCATCGGCTACAAAGTCATAGTAAAACCCGGTAAAGCGGCCTTTGAAATTTGGCTTTCCTAATTTACGTAATGCCTCCGGAATAACGATACCGGGTTGAAATCTTGCTATATCATCAAAATGTATTAAACTTTCATCAACTTTTAAATCCATGAAAGTTTCATTTATATCCGGCAGCCCCATGAGTAGTATATCTCCTCTGAAAATACTTTCAGCACCATAGGCAATTATTAAATCTCTACCTCTGATTTGACTTACTGCCCCCCGTAAATTACCATCCAGATAAAAACTGTTATGAGCAATTTCATTGAGTTCTCCACCTGTAAAGTAGTTGATATCTTTTAAATGAATTAAAGAATTTGTAAAATTCCCTTCTAATTTAACTTTATTCAAAAAGTCATTAAAGTCATTAAATTGATTAAAGTTTAGCGCAAAATAATCAGATAGATAACTGTCGGGGGTTCTTAGATTCAAATTTTTAAGAGTAATAGTGTTGGGTGATATCTCTGCGGCAGCGCTTAAATCAAGTACATTGAATCCGCTTTTTTCTTTAAAACTTAAAGCTTTAACAAAAGAAAAAATAGTATCGCCAATAATTTCAGTGTTCTCAAAATCTATATGAATATCATCAACATTTAAATGATTAAAATCTATTAAAGCGGGAGATGTTTTAGAAGAAACCCCTTTGTTTATAAGACTAAAGCTTCCATTACTGATTCTTGTTTTTTCAATAAATAAATTAAAAAAATTAGGATTAAATGCCATCGTTAATTTCTCAGTGAATGTTTCTTCATGAGGGATATCCACATTTAAAGCCTCAAAAACTATATGAACACTTGGGCGGTCAATGTAAATAGCATTAAAATCGAGGATGTTTTCAGCAGGTAAAAACTCATAAATATCAAAATGAGATACCGGTAGTCCAATGTCCAGCTTAAAAGAACTGTTTTCATCCGTCAAAGTAAATCGGGAATCATATAAGGCAATGATATTTAAATCAACATTCCATTTGACACCACCGGCAGATTTTTCATCTTTACTGAAATAGTCTAATATAAATTGAAAGTTGTAGTCGGTTTCATTTTTCTTTTTAGCAATATTTACTTTTGATTTATCCAGATGAACCCTGTTTATCAGAAAAAGTCTGTTAAAAATCTTCATTCCATCAAAATCAACTCTCAGGCGGTCAGCGTGTAAAAGAGTATCGTTATTTAAATCTTCAACATAAATATTTTCTAAAACCATACTATTAAAAAAATCTATATTGACCTTTTCAATAGAAAGATTCGTATTTAATTCTTCTGAAAGGTAGGCTGTTGCTTTTTTTGCTAAATATGTTTGAAATCTCGGAGATTGCAATAAAAGAGATAAGCCCAATAATAATGCAGTCAGCATTAAAAAAGCAGCTAATGTAAATTTTAGAAATTTTTTTCTCACAATATCTCTTTCGTTTAGTGCCCTTAACTAAAGGTTTTTGCGTTTAATTTCAAAACTAAAGCTAAAGGTATTAATTTTGTGCAATGAACTGCACCATTTTAGGAATTGAAACTTCCTGTGACGATACATCTATTGCACTATATAAAAATAGCAAAATTCTTGCCAACATTACAGCTTCGCAGGATATACATAAAAATTATGGTGGTGTTTTCCCGGAAAAAGCTTCCAGAGCGCATCAGATACATATCATTCCGGTTTTGGATGCATGTTTAAAAAAAGCAAATTGTGATTTAGAAAGTATAGATGCTATAGCATTTACCCAAGGTCCCGGATTGATAGGGTCTCTCATGGTAGGTTGTTCATTTGCAAAAAGTCTTGCCTTTGCGCTCGACATCCCGCTAATTCCGGTTCATCATATGCAAGCTCACATTCTGGCACATTTTATTGAGGAACCAATGCCTGATTTTCCCTTTATTTGTTTAACCGTTTCAGGGGGACACACTCAATTGATATTTGTAGAGGACTATTTGAAAATGACCGTTATTGGTCAAACAAAAGATGACGCTGCAGGAGAAGCTTTTGATAAAACAGCAAAAATGCTCGGATTGCCTTATCCGGGAGGGCCTGTTATTGATAAGCTGGCACAATCCGGAAACCCGAAGGCCTTTTCTTTGCCATTGCCTAAAAAGGATATACATAACTTTAGTTTCAGTGGTTTGAAAACAGCAATTTTATACTTTTTAAGAGATAATGAAAAAATTAACAGCAATTTTAAAAACGAAAACATAAACGACATTTGTGCTTCTGTTCAAGGTACAATTGTTACTTATTTATTAAGGGAGTTAAAGGATGCTGTTGAAGAGTATAAGGTACAGTCAGTAGCTATTGCAGGAGGCGTTTCAGCAAATTCATATTTGCGGCAGGAACTTTTGAAGTTTGGTTTAGAAAATAAAATAAAGACATATATCCCGGCATTTGAATATTGTACTGATAATGGAGCAATGATAGCTCAAGCAGGTGCATTCTTATTTGCAGAAAAGATGTTTTTGGACTATAAAATTTCGCCTGATCCCCGACTTCCCTTTCCGGAAATTTAAATTTAAATATACTTCTTAAAATTATTGTTATACATGATATATTTTCTTTAAATTTGCCAAAAAAAAATCATGATGACTAAAACTTTTTGCCTTATTTTTTTCCTATTTGGAATAGTTTCAATTACTGTAGCTTCTGACGGTAACAGCCAGGACAACAGAAGAACAAATCTTCAAAATTCAGAGCGTATGACTGAAAGCAGCTATGAGCGTGAAAATATCTCTGAGAAAAATATTGAAAAACACAAATTGGAGCAACGCATTCAAAATGCAAGACCGATTAGAGAAATTGATGGGAATAATACCCCTTCAAATGAAATTGACAAAATCGACCACCAGCTTACACGCCTTGAGAAAATGCTGGAAGAAGGCAGATACAGAGATAATGACCAAAAAGAAGCTATTGAAAGTAGAATTCAATCTCTTGAAGCACAGAAAGAAGCCTTAGAATCTGTAAACTCAGACGAATAAATTAGAAAAGACAATTTTGAATTTCTCTTAGAATAATAACTTATGCTAAGATGATTTTATGTTTTTAGATAAATAATAACTAACTAAATAATTTAATAATGAAAAAAGTATTAGGATACTTATTGCTTTTTATTGCAATGTCATTTATCCCTCAGTCTTTATCAGCTCAGTTTACTTTAATACTGGTTGAAGACTTTGAAGACGGAGTTCTACCTCCAAACTGGACCAGAATTCAAAATCCCGGTTCTGATGGCTGGCAATTTGGAATTAACTCTTATACAAGCCTGGATTGGGCTATACCACCTCATCCGGATGGAGGCTTTTTTACAGCTTCAAATGATGACGCATGTAATTGTGATATGAGTGATGACCAATTAATAAGCCCTGTTTTTGGGACAACGCTTTTTGATTCACTGTATATTCTTTTCGATGCATTTTATGATGGTGAATGGGGGTCAAGTGCCTATGTAGGATATACTACCGATGGTGGTGTTACCTGGACAGACTTTGCTTTGCCGGAGGAAAATGATTGGACAACTTATAATTTAACAGTTTATCAGCCGGACTTAACAAATGATTTCGCCTTCCGCTTTATACATGATGATAATGGATTTTGGGCGGATGGTTTTGCTGTAGATAATGTAATTGTTGCCGGCTTTGCCAATCCATGTATTCCAACATATTCAGATGGACAAGACCCTTTTAACTTTTTAAATGAGGTGTATGTTAATACGGATTATGATTCTCTTGGTTTAGATGAAGGAGTCTATTATACAGATAAAACCGGAACTGTATTTACGGAGTTTATTGAAGGAAATGAATATCAGATGTACTTTTCCGGTTCAGGCTTTGATTTTGAAATTTTTACTGCCTGGATAGATTACAATCAAAATGATGTTTTTGAACCAACTGAACTCTTAGGTACTTGTGAATCTGATAATGGTATTTGTAATATTACTTTTCAGATTCCTACGGGCAATACCGGAGATTTTACTATGAGAATTATGACTCAAGAGGATTCAATTCTAAATATTGATCCATGCGGTTTCTATTCTTATGGGGAAGTTGTAGATTACGAAATAAGTATTTTACCTGCTTTACCTTACTGTTTGTCAACATTTGTAATAGGACCGGATAATTTAAATTTTATTGATGGAATTAGTTTAAACACTTATTCATCCTCAAATTTAGGATTTACTGAAGGTGTAGCATATACTGATAATACGGGTGTAACAGTCACAACACTTGAAGAAGGACAAGCTTATCAATTAGAGATTGAAGGCTCGGGAAGTGATTTTGAAACCTTTACAGCCTGGTTAGATTATAACGATAATAACGAATTTGAAGCTACTGAATTATTAGGAGAATGTAACTCTTTAAATGGTAATTGCATTATCAATTTTACAGTACCTGCCGGAACTAATCCGGGAGATTATAACTTGAGAGTTCTTTCTCAGGAAGAAGAAGCTAATATTACCTCTTCTTGCAGTCCATATTTAATGGGTGAATTAATTGATTTTTCAGTAGAAATTATAGCTGCTGCGACTCCTTGTGATGAACCGTTGGCAACATTTACTGCCATTTGTGATGTAGCTATAGATACTGCATTCTTTGTGGAAGTGAATATTACAGATTTAGGAACTGCCTCAAGTGTGGATATAGTTTCAGGACAGCAAGTTTTAGAAACATCAGCTACTACAGGCCTTTATACAGTAGGACCTTTTTCTAATAATGATAATGTATTTATAACTTTAGTTCATGATACAGATACAGCATGCAATATAACTTCTGCCTCATTAACTGAAAACTGCTTAACCCCATGTACTTCTCCACAGGCTTTATTTACTGCTATTTGTGATGCAGCTGTTGATACCGCTTTCTTTGTGGAAGTAAATATTACAGATTTGGGAAGTGCCTCAAGTGTAGATATAGTTTCAGGTCAGCAAGTTTTAGAAACGTCAGCTACCACAGGCCTTTATACAGTAGGACCTTTTTCTAATAATGATAATGTATTTATAACTTTAGTTCATGATACAGATACAGCATGCAACATAACTTCTGCCTCATTAACTGAAAACTGTGCTCCGGTTTGTGTGGAGCCTCTGCTTACTTTATCTACTGACTGTGTTTTAGGTGAAGACAGTGTGTTTTATATTAATTTAAATGTGGCAGATTTAGGTGATGCCACTGAATTGGATATTACTACAACTCCCGGTGGTTTTGTTACAACTGTAACTGCTCCCGGAATATATAGCTTAGGTAGCTTTTTAAATAATACAAATGTAGATGTATTAATTGAACATGATTTATCTGCTCAATGTGATGTTATGGAAAGTATTACCGGAAATTGCAGTGCTACCGGACCGGCTTGTGCAAGCATTTTTGATGTGAACGGAGGTGGAGCTTTTTGTTCAGCAGATGTTTCAGGTGTATCAGTAGGATTGGATAGTTCTCAAATCGGATTTACTTACACCTTATTATTAAATTCTTCTACTGTAGTAACTTCAGTTGAAGGTACCGGTTTACCTATTGATTTTGGTTTACAGTCTCAAATTGGTGATTATACCGTTTTAGCCTCAGTTTCAAACCAAATTTATCATCAGGATTTTGGAGATGGGACTTCTTTTCCTACGGGTTGGGTAGGTGATGCAGCCTGGTCTGTTGCTTCAACAGGTGTTTCAGGTGGTTATCCCGGAGCATCCGGAGGCGGCCAGATAAGAAGTGCAAATAACTTAGCAGGAGTAATAAGTTTAAGTGGTGTTGTTTCTACTATTGGATATACAAATATTGAAGTAATCTGGGGAGGGAGAAGAACAACCGCTCAGGATCCCGCTACTTTAGAATTTAGTACTGATGGTATTAACTGGACTACCGTT
Encoded proteins:
- a CDS encoding T9SS C-terminal target domain-containing protein gives rise to the protein MKKVLGYLLLFIAMSFIPQSLSAQFTLILVEDFEDGVLPPNWTRIQNPGSDGWQFGINSYTSLDWAIPPHPDGGFFTASNDDACNCDMSDDQLISPVFGTTLFDSLYILFDAFYDGEWGSSAYVGYTTDGGVTWTDFALPEENDWTTYNLTVYQPDLTNDFAFRFIHDDNGFWADGFAVDNVIVAGFANPCIPTYSDGQDPFNFLNEVYVNTDYDSLGLDEGVYYTDKTGTVFTEFIEGNEYQMYFSGSGFDFEIFTAWIDYNQNDVFEPTELLGTCESDNGICNITFQIPTGNTGDFTMRIMTQEDSILNIDPCGFYSYGEVVDYEISILPALPYCLSTFVIGPDNLNFIDGISLNTYSSSNLGFTEGVAYTDNTGVTVTTLEEGQAYQLEIEGSGSDFETFTAWLDYNDNNEFEATELLGECNSLNGNCIINFTVPAGTNPGDYNLRVLSQEEEANITSSCSPYLMGELIDFSVEIIAAATPCDEPLATFTAICDVAIDTAFFVEVNITDLGTASSVDIVSGQQVLETSATTGLYTVGPFSNNDNVFITLVHDTDTACNITSASLTENCLTPCTSPQALFTAICDAAVDTAFFVEVNITDLGSASSVDIVSGQQVLETSATTGLYTVGPFSNNDNVFITLVHDTDTACNITSASLTENCAPVCVEPLLTLSTDCVLGEDSVFYINLNVADLGDATELDITTTPGGFVTTVTAPGIYSLGSFLNNTNVDVLIEHDLSAQCDVMESITGNCSATGPACASIFDVNGGGAFCSADVSGVSVGLDSSQIGFTYTLLLNSSTVVTSVEGTGLPIDFGLQSQIGDYTVLASVSNQIYHQDFGDGTSFPTGWVGDAAWSVASTGVSGGYPGASGGGQIRSANNLAGVISLSGVVSTIGYTNIEVIWGGRRTTAQDPATLEFSTDGINWTTVPFTDVTNSANWELVNAGNPISLPAAAENQADLQLRWSVNSAGTYRLDDLIISGTPAQPCDVFMSGQVSVNEYMQVDILNQPSDDEICVEESTSFSVTASGDSLTFSWEVSLDNGLSWTALVNDTTYSGTETSTLMLTNVQESLNGNLYRVIVDGVCGGPETSATAELLVNPLPLIDIILTETFYCVDAASVTLNATPTGGSFSGPGVSGGTFVPSFAGVGTHTIIYQYVSPIGCANTGTIEVEVGDLPSTEIVSLPQQLCANDDPIVLTGLPAGGLFSGQGITGNSFDPSSVSAGGPYVILYTYVDSLGCSNTAFDSITVNAIPNVVIDAGTASYCENEAAITLNGLPAGGIFTGAGITNNEFNPSNAGVGLHPIVYTYIDSQTGCENFADINLEVKPVPVVSIENLSPTYCENDSSLVVEFLPGGGVLIGDGVSGNTFNPGTAGPGQHQITYNYTSSNGCSNSDTFDVEVFAKPSVSIVSVEPPICRDDEPFELEGQPSGGVFSGNGVDGNMFSPEVAGLGPHVISYNYTDGNGCSNSANTILDVVICTSVEELLTRISVDVYPNPFTEFINIEATFNETKSVSIMIVDIQGREVYRAVKTAIKGDNFWTLQLPYDFASGAYNLIISSDTMVKPLQIIKQR